Part of the Arachis hypogaea cultivar Tifrunner chromosome 6, arahy.Tifrunner.gnm2.J5K5, whole genome shotgun sequence genome, cttcctaatcaataatatgcattctctagcaattccaagggaggacgactcggaagactagtactctcggttatagattgtaggattgtttgatgcgaagttttgaatgtcgattagactatactcacgatcatatCCATTATTGAATTCTAAATCGGCATGCTAAATTTCGTTTATCAAATACCATGACCATGTGAGATTTCTATACACTTCACTGAAAGTAACTCTACTCACAAGTCACAACTGAAATGTTCTATGCGTTCAGAGCACCTTTATAAATGCTACAATTTCATCTACCATTACAGATATAATAATATACAAGTATGCCATTTCCTAAAAGAGAGCCGCTTTACAATGAGATTTCACATTTTCATCATATTTAATGGAGAGATGCCAATGACATAAATACAGAGCAGAAAAAGCTACAAATCCCGGTCAAAACATCATGGGAACGCCGATAATGAGCAAAACATCGGCGAAATCCAGGGAGTTTCAAAGAATGAGCTTTTGAAAATCTTGGAAGTGAGTCACGAAATTGGGGGCACCATGGAAACTATCATGTGGACAAGGAGAACCACAATGCTTACAGGTAGTAACTTGTACACATGGCCTATGAGGGAGCTGCTGACACTCGGCGTTCCTGCATTGATGTACTGATCTTTGCTCTTGGTTGCAGCCACTGAGACGTTTACTGATAAGGAACCTGAACAACAATTTGAAGTTAAGATGAAGTACATGGACCACATAAGCAGCAGAGAAAGAGTTCCTGTGGTGAACTTACAGTCATAGTTTGTCCATCCAATACGCTCATTAGCCAAGTCATAtacaaaaatcttatctttcagCACAAGATCTGCAAAAGCAGAAACAACGGGATGATGAATTCAATACTAGAAATAGGGAATGACTAGTTCACGAGATTACCTGATCAATGAGATGCTAACACAAAGTAAACAGAAAACTGCCAAATTAAATCACCCTGAATGAAGATATTGgaagaattttgaaattatattcTACAATTTCATTAGaatgttcaccaaaacaaacTGTGTTGAAGAAGGTCCTCTCACTCCCTTGGACACAGCCAAACACAGGAGACAATCTATTCAAGATTTATTTGTGCATAGTACTAAATTGCCTATTTCATAATCAAATGGGAGGAAGCAATTGTTTCTTCACTTCTAGAAAATCTTATTCTAGGGTCTAacctcctaaaattgtgaatccCTCCTGCACTTTCTGGAAACCCATGCACCACATTGCAGCACCATCCTGTAAAAGCAACGCGGCACATCATACGATCAGAGTATTACAATTGAGGTAATTCACAACTCAGAGCATTCCTCCTACCTTTGcaagaaaaaagaaggaagacTGAGATCACAGAGAAAAGGCATACTTACAAGAAAACCATAATGCATAAGGTATTGTTCTGGTTTCAGAACCATGGATGCTCCACCAATAAAGTTTAAAGTGACTGAAGGAAATATATCACCTATGCTGAATAAGAATGAATCAAATGAGATCCTGAGAGGTCCAAATAGGAAAATCTCTCTTTTTATTAttgagaaaatttaaagatctttATAACTTTATTATAATAGTGAGTTTAGATTGAACTAACCTGGTTGGGACCAGATAGCACTGGTTTCCTTTAGAAATAATGGGTCTGGCAAACTGTGACACAATTGTAGTTATCTACACATTCATTTGAATATTCCGTGTCATTATATTGAATACCATTACTTTCAAGTCAGTATTATTTCTAAGATTACAAGATAAACATGCCAAATGAAGATTTCTTTTCTTGCCCTCTCTTCAACACACTCTTTCAAGGGAAAAAGAATTGTGACAGCATTTTTCAATACTTCATTGCCTAATTCATACTGTAACAGTACGATTTTGGTTGACAGTGCAATTCAAATTCCATTTGACTACCAGAACTTTACAACATGTAAAGGTTCAAACATATCGAGTTAAAAAGCGAACATACAGCATTGACAaatggatcataagcttcttgaATAAGGTATGCCAATGTTGTACCAGAGTCAACTATGGTTCCCCGATTGTTAGATGTTCCAAATGCAGCTGGATCAATTGAGAGGAGCTGTCCGTTGACAGCAATACTCTCAAGATTTAAGTTGTAATGGGGCCTGAAATTTGATCAAGGAATTACTCAACTGCATTGCAGCATACTCATATCGATCTGTATTGTTACTAAAACAGAATACTGGCAAGATACGGATTTTAGGAACCCAATTCTCATAGTAATATCACCTTTATAGCTAATACATCCAGAtgattattttgtaattagaaaaatcTCTGGCAGGTAATCAAAAGAACTCCATGCAAAGACAAATAGAACTCATACTTTCCCCTTGTACCAAAGTGAAACAATATTAGGGGAAAGATTATCCCACCAACTAAGGAAAGAAAACAAGGAACTCCAGAAGAAAGAACATACTGTGATGGGACAAGTGGAGTATAAACAATGCCAGGCTCCAATATCTCACCAAGAACTAGTATGCCTCCTCCATTGCCATCTCCTTTTAAGCAATGCGAGAAAACTTTGGGGGTCATGCCTTTCGATGACAACTGCGATATAACAGATAGAGCACCAGGTCCAAATCCAAAAATTCCGTCAACTGCTTTTTCTGTCTTAGTCAAATCTCCAGATTGATAGGTGCTACACCTGCTCCCAAGACAACACtccaaaaaggaaaaaagtatataaaagaatgaataaaataaaattaaaacaagagaGAATATTATCATAGATATGGGAATGAATACCCCAGAAGGCACAATAGGTGACTGCTGAAAGCCTAAAGATAAGCCCCATTTATTTAAAAATCCACCTATTGACAAAATTTTCTATAAAACATGTCATTACTGTTGATTCAATCCATCATATTATAACAAAACAAGATTTGCTAATGATCACACAAACTATACTCTTCAACCTAAATATAGGTTCCTGAGATTCCATCATCCAGATTTGCTCTTTATATGTCCTTACTCTCACATTCAGCACACATAAATTATCCATAATGGCATAAAGACTCACCCAAAAACGATGGTAGATGATGAGTTAGAAAGCACAGATTGTCCCACAATCGTGTCAAGATAGATAGCATCGGAAACATAATATCCGGTTGTGCCACTTCCATCTCCATACTGAAAGGTGTAGCTGCACTGGTTAACCTGAGAGGAGCATTCACTTGTTGCAGTTTGAACCGCATAAGTGCATATCGGGTCCGAGCAGGAAACCAGTGCAGCAGTGGATGAGCTGGCTGCATCAAAGAAATTGAGCTGGATCTGTAAAGAGCATCACACAACACATAAGAAGAGCAATCAATGATGGTGTGAAACATCTCTTTAATTACAATGAATACAAAAAGACTACAACCAAAGGCACAAAGGCGTAAAAACTTCTCACCCCCAGCCCGCTAGACTGTGGACAATTACTGCATCTGTTGCAATTAACCCACAAGATGTCACTCCCAGTATCAATCTGGACATTAAATTCCTTAGGAGGAGAACCCATCTTCACTTTTGTAAAGTACAATCTGAACAACAAATCCAAGA contains:
- the LOC112696607 gene encoding aspartic proteinase 36 isoform X2, whose amino-acid sequence is MGSPPKEFNVQIDTGSDILWVNCNRCSNCPQSSGLGIQLNFFDAASSSTAALVSCSDPICTYAVQTATSECSSQVNQCSYTFQYGDGSGTTGYYVSDAIYLDTIVGQSVLSNSSSTIVFGCSTYQSGDLTKTEKAVDGIFGFGPGALSVISQLSSKGMTPKVFSHCLKGDGNGGGILVLGEILEPGIVYTPLVPSQPHYNLNLESIAVNGQLLSIDPAAFGTSNNRGTIVDSGTTLAYLIQEAYDPFVNAITTIVSQFARPIISKGNQCYLVPTSIGDIFPSVTLNFIGGASMVLKPEQYLMHYGFLDGAAMWCMGFQKVQEGFTILGDLVLKDKIFVYDLANERIGWTNYDCSLSVNVSVAATKSKDQYINAGTPSVSSSLIGHVYKLLPVSIVVLLVHMIVSMVPPIS
- the LOC112696607 gene encoding aspartic proteinase 36 isoform X1, whose translation is MTHYSQKFYILLCMISNRVLVLDLLFRLYFTKVKMGSPPKEFNVQIDTGSDILWVNCNRCSNCPQSSGLGIQLNFFDAASSSTAALVSCSDPICTYAVQTATSECSSQVNQCSYTFQYGDGSGTTGYYVSDAIYLDTIVGQSVLSNSSSTIVFGCSTYQSGDLTKTEKAVDGIFGFGPGALSVISQLSSKGMTPKVFSHCLKGDGNGGGILVLGEILEPGIVYTPLVPSQPHYNLNLESIAVNGQLLSIDPAAFGTSNNRGTIVDSGTTLAYLIQEAYDPFVNAITTIVSQFARPIISKGNQCYLVPTSIGDIFPSVTLNFIGGASMVLKPEQYLMHYGFLDGAAMWCMGFQKVQEGFTILGDLVLKDKIFVYDLANERIGWTNYDCSLSVNVSVAATKSKDQYINAGTPSVSSSLIGHVYKLLPVSIVVLLVHMIVSMVPPIS